The sequence below is a genomic window from Candidatus Cloacimonadota bacterium.
ATATCGACTCCCGCATCGATGACGAGTTGATCTCCACTTGCCAGTTCAATCTCTCCATCGATAATGTAAGGGCTTTCTGCTGCAGTCCAGTCCAGATCTATCAATACTCCGGCTGGAATGTTTGTTTGTGCTGCCAAAAAGGCAAATGAACAAATAATAATTATTACGCTATAAACTCTTTTCATGGCTACCTCCCGTGCCAAACTTATGGTTTAACTTGGATTATTTTCAATCCTACATTGTCTGTGATATAGGCATAACTTCCCACAACACAGATCGATATTGGTTCACTATTCATTTCTATATTTCCCAAAATGTCGGGATGATTATAATCACTAGCATCTATAACATAGAAACCTAATTCTTTGTCAACAAAATAAGCAAAACCTTCTTCTGCCCATACTCCATAAACATAACCATCAGTATCAATTCTGGATACTTCTGTTGGATTTGTTTGATCTGATACATCAATTATTTTCATGCCGTTTTCACCATCTGCCACATAGGCATAATCTCCAACAACATGTATATCAATAAAGCTGCCAGAAGTGTCTTCTTCACCTACTAGAACAGGATTTGCATGGTCTGTGATATCAAATATTTTCAAACCTTCAATACCTTCAGCAACATAAGCATAATTTCCACTAACAAATACATCTCTGGCATTTTCAAGATCGTAATTTGCTACTTGATGAAGATCCGAACCGGCAATATAAATTATTGAAAAACCTGCATTACCTTCTGCAATATAGGCATAATCTCCACTAACAAAAATATTCTTGGGAATTCCCTGCGTGTCTGAATAGCCGATTAATACGGGTTCAGTGAGACTTGCAATATCAAGTTTGTGAATTCTTCCCGGATCGGTAGGCGTGGAATGTGTAGCTACATACGCAATATTTCCAATGACATATGATGATAATGTTCTGTCAGCAAGTTCATAATATCCTAAAACTTCAGGAACATTTGGTTGGAAACAATCAATTACTGCTAAACCATAATATTCATCTGAAACAAAGGCAGTCCAATCTGAAAAATAAACTTCCAAGGCATTACCAGGTGTTTGCACTTCCCCAACGATCTGCAGATTGATATTGATCGTATCAACTTCGCTATAAACTGAGAAAAGTGTATCCTGAAAAGCCCGAACACGATAATACAGAGTTGCGCATTGAAATTCAATATCATCTACATAGGTTGTTACATTGCTGTCTACTACAGTATATTCATTATTCCAATCATCATCACCTACTTTTCGGTCTATGGAAAAACCATCCTCACCTGTAGAATTATCAGTCCAATTCAAACGGATCTTATCTTCGTCCAGAACAACTGTATACAATCCAGATGGTGAGAGTAGAGTTTGAAATAAACTATCTTGTGCAGAAGGAGAAGTTTCAGACCCGAAATATGCCGAAACTCTGTAATAAAGTGTATCAAATAGTGCAGCTTCATCCGTAACTTCTGTCGTGTTCTCGGCCAATTTGAAATATTTGTTATTCCAGTTTCCATTACCAATTTTCTTATCGACATAATAACCTTCTTCGCCCACGCAGCGATCGAACCAGCTGATCTCTACATTAGATTGATCTACTGTTTCCACTTCTACATCGTAGGGTGCAGTATTGGCAGACATGTAGGCATCAGCTTCGGAATACTGCGAAAAAAGTGCTGTTTCCAAATTGTAATAACGAACTTTGTAGGCATATACCAGGCTGTCATCTGTTGGAATGTAATCGAAATATTCAAATGTGTCACTATCAACCTGAGCAAAATATTCATCCCAGGGCTCTTCTCCAACTTTTTTTGCGATAAAGAATTCCAGTGTGTCGCCTTCTGAATTATCGTAAAGCCATGAAATTTTTACTATACCTGTGGAAGTTTTTTCTACCGTTAGATTGTAAGGAACATCTCCGGCTACCGGTGCAGTGGCATCTCCGCAACAATACAGCAAAACTGAAATTAGCGGAATAACCAGAATCTTCAGGATTTTCATAATCACTTCCTATGATTTAACATCATCATTTAAACCTATTGATTTTTAAAAGTTTCTTTTGCTTTGTTGAATTCATCAGTTTCGTGTTGAATTTGATCATCTAAAGATTGCATTCTATCCTTTCGCTCGGAAACAGGATCAATTATTTCAGCTTTTAAAACTATGATCATTTCATTTGTATTTACTGAATAACTATTATAACCAAAAATATAACGCAATCCAAATAACCACCAGGGAAGATCTTTTAAAATTGGAACTCCGGCTCGTACTGTTTGCCTGTCCGTATCATACAAACCACCGATCACAGTTTCTTCTCCATCAAACAATAAAACATCTGTTGATGAACTGCTTTTATCGATGATCGTGGTAACAGTACCAGGTGAAGCACTGCTTTTTTCTACGCTTGCAGAAAGAAAGATAGCTTCTTCGCCATCCCGTTCGATTATGGTTGGAGTTACATTCAAAATAATACCAGTAGAGAAAAACGATTCAGTTGTATTTCCTGCTTCATCCAGTCTTTTCACCGAGAAATCCTGGCCCACCTGAATGGTTCCGTTTTTGCCTGAAAGTACCGTTACACTTGGCCGGGCAACCACTGAACCTTTTTGATATTGTTCCAGGATTCTAAGTAATACATCCAATTGGATATTTACGTTTCCTGTTTGCATGTTATAACTGGTGGCTGCATTGAAAATGTCATCGCTTACACTGTTTGCACCTTTAAAGTTTACCTGAGCAACAACGTCTCCACCAAACAACGTAGACCAGTCTATTCCGATATCCCTGGACAAAGTTTTATCTGTTTTGAAGAAAATAGAACTGATTCTTACTTGTTTACTGAGCGGTGTTATTCCCGCTAAAGATTCATCACCAGCAGCTGCTCCTAATTCTTCTTCGATCATTGGATCGGTAACCATATAAGAACCAGGTCGTTCCTCCAAGTCCAGATTATGAAGCTGAACGATCAGTTCCAGAGCATCTTTCCAATACAATTTATGAACTGGAATACCAACAGCCTCATTATTTGAGCTGGTCGTGATTATCTTCTTGTTTTCAAACTGCAAGGAAATGACTTCAATTGCTCGAAGAGCAGCTACTATGTTCGTATTTCGGGAAATACTGATCAATTCTTCTGGTTGATAACTCATAGTTTCGTCAATATCTTCCTGTGCAAACAGAGTAAATAAGCAACTAAGTAAAACCATTAATATTATTTTTTTCATAAATTAATCCTCATACTGCCTTAAAATCAAAATATATTCTTTGGGAAGTCCTGTTTTATTTGTAATGAAAACAGCATTCTGATCTTCCCAGTTTATTCTATCCAAATAACCATAAGCGATCTTATCACCAGGAACTATAACCTGGATCTTGCCGTTTTTATCTAAAATAAATACTTTATCCGGTGTTAATCCTATCATTCTACTTGCGTAGATATCTATAAATCTTTCTTCATGAACATCTGGGATTGGGCCATGAATACGAGGAATAAATGGATGATAATCCAGATTTTTGTATCTAAGATATCGGAAAGGAATGTCATCAACTTCTACGGCATTTTCTTCATAAAAGGCTGTAATTACTAATGAAAAATACACATAATCACTTGGTATGTCTTCTTCGGGTTCTACGCCAGATAACCTTATCGATTTGATTATGTAGAGCATGAATTGATTTTCTAATTGATAGATAAATGTATATAAAGATGTAAGTGCCCCTCGGCCTATTATGGAATAGGAATTAAAATTAGCTGTTTCTCGCTGGCCGCTTTCTACAAATTTAAAATCAAATCGAAGGTCTGGACAGTAATTCTCGCAGATATCAAGAAGATAAGCATAAGTAATTGTAGGATTGTTGTCCTTTGCGATTAATTTACTTTCGCTTTTCACTCTTCTTTCCAATTCATCCAGAGATTGAACAAGAACATCCTGGTCTTTCATGTCAGGGTTTGCTCTTCGTAAATTATCAAGCTGTGCCTGGTTTTCATCAAGTCGATTTTTTATTTCCTTCATTTTTTTAGCGGACTGATAGTTATTTATAAATGAAAAGGCAACTACACAAATAAGCAATCCAACTAAAATGAGCGTATTCCTAAGAGCATAAGGCATACTAAATAACTCCTCGACTTGCTAACATTATTTATTCTCCAATTTGCTCAGTTTATATTTGGCTGCTACAGCAAGCTCGTCTTGTGGATAATCGGCTATTAAATTGTTCCAGCTTGCTCTTGCCATATTTTTCTCTCCAAGTTTTTCCCAGCAATTTCCAAGCATCATAAGTGCATCGGGTGCTTTCTTGCCACGTCCCTGGAAGATTGTTTCGAATACTTCCATTGCTTCATTATAACGTTTTAGAAGATAAAGGCATTCTCCTTTGTAATAGGTTACATTATATGCCAAATTATGATCTGGATATTGTCGCAGAAAGTCATTGAAGAGTTTGATTGCAGATTGGTAATCACCAGCAAAATATACATCCAGAGTATGTCTGTATTCTCTTACCACTTGATCATCTGAGACTTGTTCCTGCTGCTGAGTTTCAGTTTCGGACACAGTTTTAGTTTCTTCTTCAGTTTCCTGAAGTATTCTTTCGGCATCTTCTTTTTGTTCATCCGATTGTTGTGAAGTCTGTTTAATTATAAGATCTTCATTCATTCTGATTTCAGTTGCATCAGGATACAGATATGTGATATCGAATTGCCAGAGATTTTGATCTTCGATTTGATAGCGGGAAATTGAAGAAATACTTCCTTCAGGGAAAAGTTCAGAAACTTCAAGAATTCCCCTGCGATTAGTAGTATATCCGGTAATTGAAAAACCCCCATTATCGCTGGCGATATTTTCCAGCCAGCTCAAAGGATTTCTATCTAATGAATTGGAAAAAGTATCCAAAATATAATACCAGATATTTTTGTTTCCAGAGAGAGCTTTTACTTTTTCAAAGTTTTGTTCCAGAGCGCTCATTTTAGATTTGATCTCATTGAGTTTTGTGATCAAACCCCGATTACGCCGTAATTCGCTTTCTACGGTGTAGTTATCTTGCTCGTATGTAACGATCTTCTCTTTAATGTTCAAATTTCGAACAGTTCCGGAAAAGGCAAAATAGAAAATTAGCGCTAAAATTACAAATCCGTGCCAGGCAATCTTAAAGTATTTTTGGTTTTCTATAACCTTGGCAGGTAATAAATTAGATTTAAAAAAATCTTTATTTTTGGGTTGTAAAGCTTTCCAGGCCAACGAAATTGGAATGGCATATTTTGCAATTACTTCATCTGTAAGATCGTTCTGTCTTGCTTCTGGAATTTTCAGTTTTGGTAGTTCTAATCTATGAATTTGACCATCATCGGTAGATTTTTCACGGAAGAATTCCAGATCTTCATCCGAAACACGATCTCCCATCAGAATTACATTTTTGGTGATCTGCATATCCGAGATATCCTGTTCCAGGATCACTTTGGAATAAATAGCCTGTCTTGTTGCAATATCATCACCTTCTGGAACAATGATCGGGAAGGTTTTGATGTGAACACCTTCCTTCATTACGATACCTACTTTGTATTCGTTGCCAATGTATAAAAGAAGAACGTATTCATCTTCTTTGCATTCGTAGTTATGTTTAACTAAATTTATAAGAGCCAATTCATTTGTGTCTACATGATTATAGAAATATCTTTCCTTAGAAAGGCTGAGGTTTATATCTCTCAGGGCATGGAACAATTCCAATTTACCACGATGAACAAAAGCTACTCCGGATTTGTTGGGGTTTATAACATAATCGAGTATATAATCTTTGGTTTTAATTTCTTCTGGAGTCAGCATTTCCTGCTGAAGTTTTTTTCTTAATTTAGATTTGGCATAAGCTGCATCAAAATGAAAATAGGAGATCCTTTCATCATTTGCATTCATCCCGATCTTGCCTTTTTCCAAAGGATAGACTTGAAGGAAATTCTGCAGCTCTTTTAAACCGGGAAGAGATTCATCTTTTTTTGTTACCAGTTCATCAAGGTCTTCGGAAGATTCAATATCGGTTGTGACATCTAATTCAAAATCTTCCGTATTCAGATCATCCAGATCAGCAAATTCTGCTTCTTCATCCGGCAATTTACTTATTTTGTCTTCAACGTCTTCTTCCTGTCGGAAAAAAGGAGTGGAAATAAGTGTTTCTCCAACTTGTTCCAGAATAACATTGTTATCTTTTAAGTTGAGCTGTGCTACTTTGATCATCAGCCCATCTTGAAAAACACCAAATGCTATCTTTTCTTTTTTAGCCATTTCTTATTACTCTCATTAACTGGAATATTGGATTAACTGATTCATTCGTTTCGTATTGTTTGCATAATTTAACGCAGTATCTTTGGTGATCTTACCAGTTATGTAATGATTATATAGATCTTGTTCCATGGTAATCATTCCACTTTTTTTGCCTTCATTAATCATCTGATAAATTTCACCTATGTTTTTATTTCTAATTGCAGCTTTTACTGAAGAATCAACAGAAAGAACTTCTTTACACATCAGAAGATCACCTTTTTTGGTCGGCACTAATTTCTGAGAGATGATAACTCTGAGTGTATCTGCCAGGCGCATTCTAACTCTTTCCTGTTCTGCTGGTGGAAATTCTGCAATAATTCTGTGAATACTATCAACAGCATTGCTTGTATGAAGTGTGCTGAAGACTTTGTGTCCACTATCTGTAGCTTCCAGCACTGTTGCTATTGTCTGGGGATCGCGCATTTCTCCTACAACAATTATATCAGGATCTTGCCGAAAAGCCTGGTGAGTTCCTTTTTGAAATGATTCGACATCATCACCTACTTCTCTGTGGCGAACAATACATTTTATTGAATCGTGAACAAATTCGATAGGATTGCTGATGATAACAATATGACCGTGATTAATTTTGTTATTCATATCAATAATAGAATCCAAGGTTGTACTTTTGCCGGAACCAGTAATACCTGTTACCAGATACAATCCTGATTTCTCATATTTCAAGTTTAGCTGTCTGTTTATTGAATCGGCAAATCCCAGCTCTGTAATATGCATAAGATGATCATTTATTCGGCGAAAATTAGCGACAATCTCATTACATTCAAAATAGACGTTCCCTCGAAAGCGAGTAGGTTTACTATTACCATTTTCTAAATCGAAACTCATGGAAAAATCGATGTTTTTTTTCTCTAAAAGTGTATAAATTTGATTTTGATTCAATATGGCTAGCAGCATACACGTTATTTCATCTTCGGTGTAACGGCCTAATTTTTTGTAGGGATTTTTTAATCCAAAAATTCGCAACCATATAAAACCATTGCAACCGGGCCCACCAATATCTATATCGGAAGCTTCATAACTTCTCATTTGTTTCATTAGTGATTTCAAATCATGATAAGCTTCTTCTCTCCAAGATTCGTGTTTCATCAAGAGCTTGTCTATAGAAGCAGCTCTTTCTGCACCTGATTGAAATCCAGGAATCGAATTTTGCAGCTCAGTTAAAAATGAAAAACCCATACAACCTCAATATAAAACCCTTTCCACCATTTATTTATAACCAATCAGCGTTTATAAAATCTATATGTCAAGACAATAATAATTCTGTTAACATATATATATATATAAGAAAACTGATTTTTGTGTTAATTCTTGATAGTTGATGAATAAACAACTATGATGGATTTCCGGACATTAATTTCAGCATTACAATACGCTGCAAAGATTTACGCCATTTGAAAAAAGTGCTGTTAATAAGGTTTATCATGAATCTTTTAAGAAGTTTTTCACCTTTGTAGGCAAAGAATTCAAGAAGTTGTTTGCGATCGAAATGTCTTACTTTTACTTCGGTTTCTGCCCGTAGAGAAGTAAACGTGGATCCTGCTAAAATGAAGCTTTCTTCGCCACAGGTGTCCCATTTTTGAAGATAATCTACAATTGTATTGTTCATCCACATGGAAATCTCACCATTTTCCAAAATCAGGATGGAGCCTGCTTCTTCAGTTCCCAATGGAATTTTATCTCCAACTGAGTATTTTTTCACTCTTCCCAGTGTCATAAAATCTATTTTATCATCAACGGAAAATCCATGAAGTATGATCGGTTCACCTTTGCTAACGCCCTGTGATCCAGGATCAAAAGCTTTCTGCAGTGGGCCATAAAGGTCATCTGAATATTTGAGACCAGCTTTAACTACTTCGAAAAGTTCATCGGCATTAATGGGTTTGGAAAGATATTGAAAAGCTCCGGCCTGAGTGGCTTCAACTGCGCCTTCCACGCTGGAAAATCCCGTAAGAATAACTACAACAGCCAATGGTTGTTTCAGTTTGATCTCCTGCATCAGTTCATAGCCGTTCATCTTGGGCATGGCCATGTCCAACAGGAAGAGATCGAACAATTCCAAATCCATTTTGCGAAGAGCATCTTCGCCATCAACAGCTTGCGTTACACTGTATCCTTCGTCTTCCAAAAGCTCGGTGCAAAGTTCTCGGATACTAACTTCGTCGTCCACAACCAAGATATTTTTCTTCATGTTTTCCTCGTTGAAATTAATCTTCTTTTTTAATATTTTCTCTGGCTTTTTTTACAAGTTCCAACTGCTTCAGTTTTTGAATTGATTCCATTAGATTATTTATCTTTGTAACAGATTGAGCCATTTGATTTCCAGCTTTTTCCAATTTTTGATCTTTGAATTCGTCTGCTGCCATCAAAACTCTGCGAATAGATAGTGAGATCACTGTGAGAGGATTATTGATGTCATGATCAAGATTTGCCAGTTTAGCAGATTCTTTTACCACTAATTTATATTGTTCTTCTTTCAGTCTATTCAAAATGATCTTTCGTTGATTTTCGGTAAGAGAGTTTTTAACTTCCAGTAAACTTTCTTCATTTTCTATCATGATATTTGAAATCTTTTTCAGCATATCACTAATAAAAGATGAAATAAATGCAATACCTGTAAAAAGGCCACAATAAGAGATCAGAAAAATAGTTTGGGAAGGAATATCGATGTTGAGTGGTTCTCCATTTACAGGAGTTAACCAGTCAAAATTATATAAGATCAAAAGAATCAATAAACATGTACTTCCAATCATTGCGGCGAGGATTCCTCCTGACTGTTCGATGGAAAGACTGGCAGTAATAACAGCTATCAAATAAATCCAGATAAACGGACTGGAAATACCACCGGTAAGATGCACAACCAAAGTTGCAAAAATTATATCAAGAACGATCTGAATAGCTCCGATCATATTGCTGCTTTTTAAAACCTGCATATGGAAAAGAATATTTAACACACTAATTCCCAGGAAAGTGGCAACAAACACTAATACAGGATAGATCTGATTTACTTGACTTACCTGAAGAATTCCTATTGCAAAAAGAATTAGAACAATAAACCAGCGCAGTTTTGACCACCATTTATACATTTGTACTTCGGGATTTACAAAATCTTTCTTTTCCATAATTTACTCCAAAAAACTAATCATAAAATATGCTAACAAAATTAAATTGCATTTCGGTAGGGAAGGTCACAGAACTCAGAAAATCTGAAACAGCTTCTACACTGAATTCAATTACTGGTGAACCGGAAATCACTGTAGCAGAAATTTCGGTTCCGCCTTCCACATAAAGCGCGCCTTCCACAGTTAAATTTCCTGTAATCCGCAATTCTCCTGTAACCCATAAAATACCATAAAAAGTACCACCCGAAAAATCTGCATCGCCGTCTATTACAGTTAAACCTGACCCCGACCAACCTGTAGTAGTAACTTTGAAACTATTACTTGGATCTGAAAATTTTACCCAGGTAATATCGGTGCAGGGACTTATGTTATTCGCTGGATCGATATAAAGGTTTGTAGCCAGAGACTCTACATAAGCTTTTGATACACCAAAGATTTCTTCGAAATTTAGAGGTGGATCACAGTTTGCATCGACATCTCCCACTACTGCTGCATTTCCCTTTATGATGATATCTCCATTGGCAGAAACTGCCGCTGTTATATTGGCAGGAACATAATTTACGACTGCACTGGCACTTTTCTGCACAGTATCATTTCCAGATGGATATGATACATAGGTAGTAACGAAAATTGAATCTCCGGTAATGCTTTCTTTATAATAAAGGCTGTCAATTGCACCTTCTAAAACATTAAAATTGGAAAAACTGAGAGAAGCTTCTCCATTTACGAAATTTAAAGAACCATCATAGAGTTTTTTTATGCTGTAATTCAAAGCTTCATTACTGAGAGACTTTGCCTGGATCTTTGCCATGCTGCGCCCTGTATTTTCTGCTGAATCTTCTCTTTTGTCTTTTTGTGCCAAAGTTAATACTGTAAACGAAACAGCAGCTATCAGCAATGCAATGATTACAACTTTTCCCATAATTTATTCCTTTTTTTAATTATCCCAGCTGATAATTTCTACGTTAGTTCCTTCATTCTCAGAAGTTAAAACATAATCATCTTCAATATCTTCATCATAATTAACGGTAGCATTACCAGTTAATTTTACAGTTTTGGAAGGAGAAGTGTTTACAAAGATGGATCCATTTACGACGCTGTTACCTGTCATTTTAAAGCTTCCGCCTTCTACCCAGATAAGACCGTCGAAACTTGCCTGACCGGTATCT
It includes:
- a CDS encoding response regulator; translated protein: MKKNILVVDDEVSIRELCTELLEDEGYSVTQAVDGEDALRKMDLELFDLFLLDMAMPKMNGYELMQEIKLKQPLAVVVILTGFSSVEGAVEATQAGAFQYLSKPINADELFEVVKAGLKYSDDLYGPLQKAFDPGSQGVSKGEPIILHGFSVDDKIDFMTLGRVKKYSVGDKIPLGTEEAGSILILENGEISMWMNNTIVDYLQKWDTCGEESFILAGSTFTSLRAETEVKVRHFDRKQLLEFFAYKGEKLLKRFMINLINSTFFKWRKSLQRIVMLKLMSGNPS
- a CDS encoding type II and III secretion system protein; the encoded protein is MKKIILMVLLSCLFTLFAQEDIDETMSYQPEELISISRNTNIVAALRAIEVISLQFENKKIITTSSNNEAVGIPVHKLYWKDALELIVQLHNLDLEERPGSYMVTDPMIEEELGAAAGDESLAGITPLSKQVRISSIFFKTDKTLSRDIGIDWSTLFGGDVVAQVNFKGANSVSDDIFNAATSYNMQTGNVNIQLDVLLRILEQYQKGSVVARPSVTVLSGKNGTIQVGQDFSVKRLDEAGNTTESFFSTGIILNVTPTIIERDGEEAIFLSASVEKSSASPGTVTTIIDKSSSSTDVLLFDGEETVIGGLYDTDRQTVRAGVPILKDLPWWLFGLRYIFGYNSYSVNTNEMIIVLKAEIIDPVSERKDRMQSLDDQIQHETDEFNKAKETFKNQ
- the tadA gene encoding Flp pilus assembly complex ATPase component TadA, encoding MGFSFLTELQNSIPGFQSGAERAASIDKLLMKHESWREEAYHDLKSLMKQMRSYEASDIDIGGPGCNGFIWLRIFGLKNPYKKLGRYTEDEITCMLLAILNQNQIYTLLEKKNIDFSMSFDLENGNSKPTRFRGNVYFECNEIVANFRRINDHLMHITELGFADSINRQLNLKYEKSGLYLVTGITGSGKSTTLDSIIDMNNKINHGHIVIISNPIEFVHDSIKCIVRHREVGDDVESFQKGTHQAFRQDPDIIVVGEMRDPQTIATVLEATDSGHKVFSTLHTSNAVDSIHRIIAEFPPAEQERVRMRLADTLRVIISQKLVPTKKGDLLMCKEVLSVDSSVKAAIRNKNIGEIYQMINEGKKSGMITMEQDLYNHYITGKITKDTALNYANNTKRMNQLIQYSS
- a CDS encoding histidine kinase; the encoded protein is MEKKDFVNPEVQMYKWWSKLRWFIVLILFAIGILQVSQVNQIYPVLVFVATFLGISVLNILFHMQVLKSSNMIGAIQIVLDIIFATLVVHLTGGISSPFIWIYLIAVITASLSIEQSGGILAAMIGSTCLLILLILYNFDWLTPVNGEPLNIDIPSQTIFLISYCGLFTGIAFISSFISDMLKKISNIMIENEESLLEVKNSLTENQRKIILNRLKEEQYKLVVKESAKLANLDHDINNPLTVISLSIRRVLMAADEFKDQKLEKAGNQMAQSVTKINNLMESIQKLKQLELVKKARENIKKED
- a CDS encoding tetratricopeptide repeat protein, whose amino-acid sequence is MAKKEKIAFGVFQDGLMIKVAQLNLKDNNVILEQVGETLISTPFFRQEEDVEDKISKLPDEEAEFADLDDLNTEDFELDVTTDIESSEDLDELVTKKDESLPGLKELQNFLQVYPLEKGKIGMNANDERISYFHFDAAYAKSKLRKKLQQEMLTPEEIKTKDYILDYVINPNKSGVAFVHRGKLELFHALRDINLSLSKERYFYNHVDTNELALINLVKHNYECKEDEYVLLLYIGNEYKVGIVMKEGVHIKTFPIIVPEGDDIATRQAIYSKVILEQDISDMQITKNVILMGDRVSDEDLEFFREKSTDDGQIHRLELPKLKIPEARQNDLTDEVIAKYAIPISLAWKALQPKNKDFFKSNLLPAKVIENQKYFKIAWHGFVILALIFYFAFSGTVRNLNIKEKIVTYEQDNYTVESELRRNRGLITKLNEIKSKMSALEQNFEKVKALSGNKNIWYYILDTFSNSLDRNPLSWLENIASDNGGFSITGYTTNRRGILEVSELFPEGSISSISRYQIEDQNLWQFDITYLYPDATEIRMNEDLIIKQTSQQSDEQKEDAERILQETEEETKTVSETETQQQEQVSDDQVVREYRHTLDVYFAGDYQSAIKLFNDFLRQYPDHNLAYNVTYYKGECLYLLKRYNEAMEVFETIFQGRGKKAPDALMMLGNCWEKLGEKNMARASWNNLIADYPQDELAVAAKYKLSKLENK